The DNA window CCACggcgggatttgggatttcccgggtgggatttggggtttttgggatttcccgggtgggatttgggatttccggggtgggatttggggtttttgggatgtcccgggtgggatttggggtttttgggatgggatttggggtttttgggatgtcccgggtgggatttgggggttcccgggtgagatttgggatttcccgggtgggatttgggatttcccgggtgggatttggggtttttgggatttcctgggtgggatttggggtttttgggatgtcccgggtgggatttgggggttcccgggtgggatttggggtttttgggatgtcCCAGGTGGGATTTCGGGGTTCCCGGGTGAGATTTTGGAGTTTCctgttgggatttgggggtcccaggtttcctggggtgggatttggggtttttgggatgtcCTGGGCGGGATTTTTGGGATCcaggatgggattttggggttccaggtgTGGATTTCGGGCTCCTCTTCTGTCGTTTCCGGGCTCGGGGCGCGGCCGAGGGGCTTCGCTTCCTCTTGGAGTGACCGGGGAAcaaatctgggggaaaaaagggggaaaatgggaatttagaggggggaaaaaaagggggatttaggggaaaagaattggggtttggggggggaaaaatggaatttaGGGATGGAAAATTGGGATTTAGGAGAAGAAAAACGGGATTTGGGGgtaaaaaatgggatttggggaaaaaagtagggatttggggggaacaaATTGGGATtaaggggggaaatgggatttgggtGGAAAAAAACCGGAATTTTAGGCAtaaaaaattgggatttgggggggaaacgttgggatttggggtgccagGACGGCCCCGGAAGTGTCAGAGCGTTTACTTTGATCCCAAATCACGGAAATTCAGGAATTTTGCGTCATCAGCCACTTCCAGGGAGGGAAAACTCACCTGGAAACTCCCAAActcacctggaacccccaaatATTCCCTTTATCCCCCCTAAACTCACCTGGAAACCCCAGAACTCACCAGGATGCCCCAAAGCTCacctgaaaccccccaaaactcacctggagcccccaaaactcacctggaacatcccaaaactcacctggaaccccccaaaactcacctggaacatcccaaaactcacctggatgccccaaaactcacctggaacccccccaaaactcacctggaccccccaaaactcacctggatgccccaaaactcacctggaACCCCAAGCTCACctggacccccccccccccaagctCACCTGGAACCCCCCCAAgctcacctggaaccctcccAAGCTCACctggaccccccaaaactcacctggatgccccaaaactcacctggaCCCCCCAAGCTCACCTGGACCCCCCAAGCTCACCTGGCCGGAGCTCACCTGTGTCAGGCTCCTCCCCCAGCTCCTGTCTGTAATACTCGGCCTCGTCCTCGTCCGACGGCTCGGCCTCACCTGCCTCAGGTGCGCCGGGGTCCTCGGCGTCGCTGTCACCTCCGGGGCCACCTGGGCCACCTGTGGCCCGGCCCATCCCGGCCAGGCTGCGCTCCCTGGggagagacaggtgagggacaggtgagggacagggaggggacacctggggatggATCCGGCCAGGCTGCCccacctgggggagcctcacctgggggagcctcacCTGTGTGACCCCCCCCCAATCCTTACCTGTGTGacctcacctgtgtgacctcacctgtgtgacctttctgacctcacctgtgtgacctcacctgtgtgacctttctgtcctcacctgtgtgacctcacctgtgtgacctcacctgtgtgacccccccatcctcacctgtgtgacctcacctgtgtgacctcacctgtgtgacctcaccTGGGTGACCCCCCCCAATCCTTACCTGTGTGacctcacctgtgtgacctttctgtcctcacctgtgtgacctcacctgtgtgaccttTCTGTCTtcacctgtgtgacctcacctgtgtgacctttctgtcctcacctgtgtgacctcacctgtgtgaccccccccatcctcacctgtgtgacctcaccTGTGTGACCCCCTCATcctcacctgtgtgacctttctgtcctcacctgtgtgacctcacctgtgtgacctttctgtcctcacctgtgtgacctcacctgtgtgaccccccccatcctcacctgtgtgacctcaccTGTGTGACCCCCCCAATCCTCACCTGTGTgacctgtcctcacctgtgtGACCACCTCATcctcacctgtgtgaccttTCTACcctcacctgtgtgacctcaccTGTGTGACCCCCCCCATCGtcacctgtgtgacctcaccTGGGTGACCTTtctgtcctcacctgtgccGTTCCCGCTGCTGCCGTTTCCGCTCCAggttctgctcctgctcccgGCGCCGCTCCGCCCTCACCTGCAGCCGCTGCTCCCGCCGGGCCAGCAGCTCCCGCAGCTCCGCCTCTCCTTTGGGGGCTGCCGGGGGaacacacctgtgacacacctgggacacacctgagatacacctgggacacccccgagatacacctgggacacccccgagatacacctgggacacacctgggtacaGGTGAGATCCCACTCGCACTGTCTCAGCTGTGTCACCCAGcccatgtccccagctgtgtccccaggtgtcacccagcCTGTAGTACAGGACGCTGCCCTGGCCCTCACCTGTGCCGGGTGTGTCCCCGGgtgtgtccctcacctgtcccgggtgtgtccctcacctgtgccgggtgtgtccccaggtgtgtccctcacctgtgccGGGTGTGTCCCCGGgtgtgtccctcacctgtcccaggtgtgtccccaggtgtcactcaCCCAGGCCATGGTACAGGATGTTGCCCTGTCCCCCACCTGTGCCGGGTGTGTCCCCGGGTGTGTCcttcacctgtcccaggtgtgtccccaggtgtgtccctcacctgtcccgggtgtgtccccaggtgtgtccccaggtgtgtccttcacctgtcccaggtgtgtccccaggtgtgtccccaggtgtgtccctcacctgtcccaggtgtgtccccgggtgtgtccctcacctgtcccgggtgtgtccccaggtgtgtccccaggtgtcactcaCCCAGGCCGTGGTACAGGACgttgccctggcccagcccctcctccaccttcagcagctgcagcgTCAGACGGGGCCCGAtctgggacagacggacacagggacagacggacacagggacagggacacagggacaggtgacagggacagacagacacagagacacagggacaggtgacacagggacagacggacacagggacacagggacaggtgacacacgGGGACCCCCGGTGAGCTGCGGTGTCACCTGGGCACCGTCCccacctgtccccatccccatccccctgtgtgccctcttaatgtcccctcagtgtccccggggatgtccccagtgtcccctcagtgtccccagggatgtcctcagtgtcccctcagtgtccccaaggatgtccccagtgtcccctcagtgtccccagggatgtccccagtgtcccctcagtgtcccctcagtgtccccggggatgtccccagtgtcccctcagtgtccccggggatgtccccagtgtcccctcagtgtccccagggatgtccccagtgtcccctcagcgtcgcctcagtgtcccctcagtgtcacctcgGTCAGCCTGACGGCGCTCTGCTGTGccaccccaatgtccccagggatgtccccagtgatgtccccgatgtccccagggatgtccccgtTGTCACCTCGGTCAGCCTGACGGCGCTCTGCTGTGTCACCCCtatgtccccagggatgtccccagggatgtccccagtgatgtccccgatgtccccagggatgtccccgtTGTCACCTCGGTCAGCCTGACGGCGCTCTGCTGCCTGGCGGCGTTGCCGCGCCCGGCGCAGttctggggcagctccagaaCGTTCTGGGACCCGTCCGGCTCCGCCTCGCTCTCGGACAGGACGACGTCCCTGGGGGGACacggacaggtgacagggacacggacaggtgacagggacagggacaggtgacagggacaggtgacaggacAATGTCCCTGGGGGGACacggacaggtgacagggacacggacaggtgacagggacgggtgacagggatgggtgacagggatgggtgacagggacacggacaggtgacagggacagggacaggtgacacggacagggacaggtgacaggtgacagggacatggacaggtgacagggacaggtgacagggacacggacaggtgacagggacaggtgacacggacagggacagggacaggtgacagggacatggacaggtgacagggacaggtgacagggacacggacaggtgacaggtgacagggacaggtgacagggacacggacagggacaggtgacagggacacggacaggtgacagggacaggtgacaggtgacagggacacggacagggacagggacaggtgacagggacaggtgacaggacAATGTccctgaggggacacggacaggtgacagggacacggacaggtgacagggacaggggacaggtgacaggtgacaggtgacagggacaggtgacaggtgacagggacacggacagggacagggacaggtgacaggtgacagggacaggtgacaggtgacaggtgacagggacaggtgacaggtgacagggacagggacagggacaggtgacagggacaggtgacagggacaggtgacagggacaggtgacagggacacggacaggtgacaggtgacagggacaggtgacaggtgacagggacagggacagggacaggtgacagggacaggtgacagggacacggacaggtgacaggtgacagggacaggtgacaggtgacaggtgacagggacaggtgacaggtgacagggacaggtgacagggacaggtgacaggtgacaggtgacagggacaggtgacaggtgacagggacagggacaggtgacagggacacggacaggtgacagggacaggtgacagggacaggtgacagggacaggtgacagggacaggtgacaggtgacagggacacggacaggtgacagggacaggtgacagggacaggtgacaggtgacagggacagaggacagggacagggacacggacaggtgacagggacaggtgacaggtgacagggacaggtgacagggacacggaaagggacaggtgacagggacagggacaggtgacagggacaggtgacagggacaggtgacagggacacggacaggtgacagggacaggtgacagggacagggacacggacaggtgacagggacaggtgacaggtgacagggacaggtgacagggacaggtgacagggacaggtgacaggtgacagggacagggacaggtgacaggacAATGTCCCTGGGGGGACacggacaggtgacagggacacggacaggtgacagggacaggggacagggacaggtgacagggacacggacagggacaggtgacagggacaggtgacagggacaggggacaggtgacaggtgacagggacaggtgacaggtgacagggacaggtgacaggacAATGTccctgaggggacacggacaggtgacagggacacggacaggtgacagggacaggtgacagggacacggacaggtgacagggacaggtgacagggacaggtgacaggtgacaggtgacagggacacggacaggtgacagggacacggacagggacaggtgacagggacaggtgacaggacAATGTccctgaggggacacggacaggtgacagggacaggtgacagggacagaacGATGTccctgaggggacagggacaggtgacacctctggggcacagggacaggggacatctctggaggtgtcCCCAATTctcgtgtcccctgtcccctccatgtcccccccggtgtccccaggtaCCCCAGGAGGACTTTcctgtgtccccaaggtgtccttcatgtccccaaggtgtccaTGATGTCCTcaaggtgtccccatgtcccctacCCCATCAGCAGCTGGCTGatgtccctgtgatgtccccaaggtgtccccgatgtcccaatgtccccaggtgtccccgatgtcccaatgtccccaggtgtccccaatgtccccaggtgtccctgatgtccccaggtgtccccaggtgtccccaaggtgtccttGATGTCCTcaaggtgtccccatgtccccagtgtccccaggtgtccccaaggtgtccccaatgtccccaatgtccccaggtgttctcgttgtccccaaggtgtccttgatgtccccaaggtgtccccgatgtccccaggtgtccccaaggtgtccccagtgtcccaatgtccccaggtgtcccaggtgtccccaaggtgtccctgatgtccccaaggtgtccccaaggtgtccccgatgtccccaggtgtccccaaggtgtccccaaggtgtccctgatgtccccaaggtgtccccaaggtgtccccgaggtgtccccatgtcccctacCCGGTCAGCAGCTGGCTGATGTCGTCCATCCGGGCCAGGTTCGGGAATTTCTCCTGGAGAATTTTCCGGACACCCCGGCTGAGCCCCACGGGCACCACCTGGACACTGCTGGGATGGGGGGGAAAACGGgagaaatcagggaaaaaaaacagggaaaatggggaaaaaacagggaaaatgggaaaaaaacggggaaaatgggaaaaaaatgggaaaaatgggaaaaaaaaaacggggaaaatgggaaaaaaacaggggaaaatgggaaaaaaaacgggaaaatgggaaaaaaaacgggaaaaatgggaaaaaaaatgagaaaaatggggaaaaaacaggggaaaatgggaaaaaaacgggaaaagtgggaaaaataatggaaaaaacggggggaaaaaaagggaaaaaacgggggaaattgggaatttgggaagggGGCACCACCTGGACACTGCTGGGATGGGGGGAAAACGGgagaaatcagggaaaaaaaacagggaaaatggggaaaaaaacaggggaaatgggaaaaaaaatgggaaaaaatgggaaaaaaaacagggaaaaatgggaaaaaaaaccggggaaaatgggaaaaaaacaggggaaagtgggaaaaaaaacgggaaaaatgggaaaaaacaggggaaatgggaaaaaaaaaacaggggaaatgggaaaaaaaacgggaaaatgggaaaaaaacaggggaaaatgggaaaaataatggaaaaatgggaaaaataatggaaaaaacggggaaaaaaaaaagggaaaaaacgggggaaatTGGGAAGGGGGCATCACCtggacactgctgggctggggggaaaacgggagaaatcagggaaaaaaacaggggaaaaaatgggaaaatgggaaaaatcagggaaaagtgggaaaaatgatggaaaaaaatgggaaaattggggggggaaaagggaaaaaatggggaaaaatgggaatttgggaagggGACACCACCTGGACACTGCTGGGTTGGGGGATAATCatggaaaaaacagagaaaatgggaaaaatcatggaaaaatgGAACTTTGGGAATTAATTTGGGAATTCATGGATTTAGGAATTTGGGATTTCAGGACCTTAGGAATTCGGgattgtgggattttgggaatttgggaattcaggatgttgggattttgggaatttgggaattcaggaTGTTGGGGTTTAGGGAGttgaggattttgggaatttgggaattaaTGAATTTGAGAATTCAGGAATTTGGGAAtccaggaatttgggaattcaggattttgggactttgggaatttgggaattcaggattttgggattttgggacattgggaatacgggattttgggaatttgggaattcaggattttgggatttgggattttgggacattgggaatacgggattttgggaatttgggaattcaggattttgggaattcgTGATTTTGAGAATTCAggacttggggacattgggaatacgggaatttgggaatttggggttttgggactTTGGGAATTCAGGACGTCGGGGTTTTGGGAAttgaggatttggggaatttgggaattcaggaatttgggaattcaggattttgggaattcgggatttTGAGAATTCAggacttggggacattgggaatatgggattttgggaatttgggaatttgagATTTTGGGACTTTAGGAATTCAGGACGTTGGGGTTTTGGGAAttgaggatttggggaatttgggaattgaggatttggggaatttgggaatccaggaatttgggaattcgggatcgGGGCCTGGCCCTCACTAGTGCCGTAATTCCAGGAGCTGCGCCTCGGCGTCGTAGGAGATCAGCAAACAGCGGCGGATGGAATTCAGATTGACCTGAggaaaaccgggaatgggaaaatgggaaaaatccccaaaatccccaaaatcccctttgtcctgttcccaaatcccttttccctAATCCCAGATCCCAACATTTCCTCGATTATCCCTGGATAAATCCAGAAAATTCTGGATAAAATTCCAGGATAATTCCAAGATAATCCCCGAGCAATGCCCAAAAATAATTCCAGGATAATTCCCGAATAATTCCTGGAAAATTCCCAGCTATTTCCCAGGTAATTCTGGCTAAAATCCGGGATAAAATTCCCAGGTAATTCCCAGATAATTCTGGCTAAAATCCGGGATAACATTCCCAGGTAATTCCCAGATAATTCTGGCTAAAATCCGGGATAAAATTCCCAGATAAATTCCAGATAACCCCGAGCAATTCCTGAATAATCCCAGGATAATCCCAGGATAATTCCCAGATAACTCCAGCTAAAATTCCGGGACAATTCCCAGATAATCCCCGAATAAAtcccaaataaatcccaaatAAATCCCAAGCAATTCCCGTATAAATCCCGGACAATTCCCAAGCATTTCCCGGATAATTCCGGATAAGATCCCGGGATGTTGGCGCACCCTGTGGACGTTGAGGGCCGGGAACATCCCCTGGAACATCCCGGCCATCAGCTTCAGCTGCATCTGCGCCCGCGCCCCGAAAttgcccagcaccagcagcgGCGGGTGCAGGAACTGCTGCTCGTGCATGCGGTGCCTGCGCAGCGCCGAGACCACGTCCCGCACCAGGGAgtactgggaaaatgggaaaaatgggggaaaatggggaaaaattggattaaatcctgaaaaaaatccattaaaataaaaaaaaatcccatcaaaatcccATCAAATCCCATCAAATCCCCAGAACTGCTGCTCGTGCATGCGGTGCCTGCGCAGCGCCAAGACCACGTCCCGCACCAGGGAgtactgggaaaatgggaaaaatgggggaaaatggggaaaaatgggggaaaatggggaaaaattggattaaatcctgaaaaaaatccattaaaatcaaaaaaaatcccataaaaatagccaaaatcccatcaaaatcccATCAAATCCCCAGAACTGCTGCTCGTGCATGCGGTGCCTGCGCAGCGCCGAGACCACGTCCCGCACCAGGGAgtactgggaaaatggggaaaaatgggatttaatcccaaaaatatccaGCAAAATAGCCAAAATCCCATCAAAGTCTCATCAAAATGCCATCAAAATCCAAtcaaaatcccatcaaaatccaATCAAAATCCCATCAAATCCCCAGAACTGCTGCTCGTGCATGCGGTGCCCGCGCAGCGCCGAGACCACGTCCCGCACCAGGGAgtactgggaaaatggggaaaaatgggggaaaatgggaaaaattggattaaatcctgaaaaaaatccattaaaatcaaaaaaaatcccatcaaaatcccATCAAATCCCATCAAATCCCCAGAACTGGTGCTCGTGCATGCGGTGCCTGCGCAGCACCGAGACCACGTCCCGCACCAGGGAatactgggaaaatggggaaaaattggatttaatcccaaaaatatccaGCAAAATAgccaaaatcccatcaaaatctCATCAAAATGCCATCAAAATCCAAtcaaaatcccatcaaaatcccATCAAATCCCATCAAATGCCCAGAACTGCTGCTCGTGCATGCGGTGCCTGCGCAGCGCCGAGACCACGTCCCGCACCAGGGAatactgggaaaatgggaaaaatgggattaaaTCCTGAAAAATACCATGAAATTccataaaatcccataaaaatagccaaaatcccatcaaaatcccatcaaaatcccatcaaaatcccataaaaatcccaaaaatcccagccCAGAACCCCATAAACCCCCCAGAATCTGCACAGAGCCTGCAGAGGGCTGAGAGCGCGTCCTGCTCCAGGGAGcgctgggaaaatgggaaaaatggggaaaaattgggattAAATCCTGAAAAAATCCACTAAAACCCATTAAAATCCCGTCAAAATCCCATCAAACCCCCCCAGGATCACGCCCGGAATTGCTGCTCCCgaaattcccggaattcccggacGCACCTGCAGCACTTTGAAGGTCAGGGTgggaccccccggcagccgGAAAATTttctgggaaggaggaaaagcttCAGAGGtgggaaaatcccagaaaaagcCCAttaaaatccagggaaaaatcccattaaaatcctgggaaaatcccaggaaaatccagggaaaatcccaggaaaatcccattaaaatcctgggaaaatccccaaaaaaatctggGAGAATCCCAGgaaaattctgggaaaaatcccagaaaaaaccatgaaaaatcccaggaaaatcctggataaatcctgaaaaaatccaagaataatcccagaaaaatcctggggaaatCCCAGAATAAACCCGAGTGAAATTCGATAAATCCTGGGAGGATCCCAtaaaaatcctgggaaaatcccaggaaaatcccagaaaattctgagaaaatcccaggaaaaatcccattgaaatcctgggaaaatcccagaaaaatcccaggaaaatcccattaaaatcccaggaaaattcCGGGAAATCCCCAATTCCCGAAGCCCAGTCCCGGCCCCATCAGAGCGTTTACTTTGGGATCAATCACAGAATTTGGGATCAATCACGGAAATTCCTTCATCCCCTGGGGCCGGGAAGGGTTCGGGACCCcccggaattcccagaattcccggaattcccggagtTCTCACCAGGTTGATCCCGGTTTGGGAtttgctcagcaccaggaaCTGCGTGACCCCCAAGGGCCCGGCCACGGCCACCAGATCCCGCAGGGAATTGCTGCGGCGCacctggaaaaccccaaaatcctgatcccaaaaatcctgggatcccaaattcctgaatccccaaattcctggaAGAGAAACCTCGAAATTCCTGGAAAAGATCCTGAAATTCCTGAGGGAATCCCTTGAATTCTAGAAAATCCCtgggggatcccaaaatccctgatcccaaaaatcctgggatcccaaatccctgatcccaaaatcctgagaTCCCAAATTTCTGAATCCCAATAATCCTGGGATCCCAAATTCCCGAGATCCCAAGATTCCTGAGATCCCAAATTTCTGAATCCTAAATTCTTGAATCCTAAAATTCCtgaatcccaaaaatcctgggatcccaaattcctgacatcccaaaattcctgagATCCCAACATTCCTGAATCCCAATAATCCTGGGATCCAAAATTCCTGAGATCCCAACATTCCTGAGATCCCAAATTTCTGAATCCTAAATTCCTGAATCCTAAAATTCCTGagatcccaaaaatcctgggatcccaaattcctgaatcccaaaaatcctgggatcccaaattcctgaatcccaaaaatcctggcATCTCAAATTCCTGAGATCCCAAATTTCTGAATCCTAAAATTCCTGCAGTCCCAAAAATCCtgaatcccaaaaatcctgagATCCCAAATTCCTGAATCCCAATAATCCTGGGATCTCAAATTCctgaatcccaaatcccaatacCCAAATCCCAGCGATCCCAATATCCCaaagatcccaaatccccaatcccaggGATCCTAAATCCCAACATTCCAAATCCcactgatcccaaatccccaatccccaatcccagtgatcccaaatcccagtgatcccaaatcccagtgatCCTAAATCCCAACATCCCGAATCCCAgtgatcccaaatcccgaatcccagtgatcccaaatccccattcccagcatccCAGTGATCCTAAATCCCAACATTCCAAATCCCACTGATCCCAATATCCCCATTCCCACTGATCCCAATATCCCCAATCCCAAtatccccaatcccaaatcccagtgatcccaaatccccaatcccagcATCCCAGTGATCCTAAATCCCAACATTCCAAATCCCACTGATCCCAATATCCCCATTCCCACTGATCCCAATATCCCCAATCCCAAtatccccaatcccaaatcccagtgatcccaaatccccaatcccagcatcccagtgatcccaaatcccaacacCCCGAATCCCagtgatcccaaatccccaatcccagcatcccagtgatcccaaatcccagtgatCCTAAATCCCAACATTCCAAATCCCACTGATCCCAATATCCCCaatcccaatgtccccaatcccagtgtcccagtgatcccaaatcccagtgatCCCAAAGATCCTAAATCCCaatatcccaaatcccaatacccaaatcccactgatcccaaatccccaatcccaatgtccccaggtgtgtcccaggtgtgtccccaatgtcccaggtgtgtcccaggtgtgtccagctgtccccaggtgtgtccccaggtgtcccaggtgtcccaggtgtcccaggtgtcccaggtgtgtcccaggtgtccccaggtgtcccaggtgtgcccacctGCAGGTTCCTGGCCATGAAGGGCTCCAGGAGCCTCTGGaagccattcccagtgtccccaatgtcccaggtgtgtccaggtgtgtcccaggtgtccccaggtgtgtccccaatgtcccaggtgtgtccccaatgtcccaggtgtgtccccaatgtccccaggtgtgtcccaggtgtgtccaggtgtcccaggtgtgtccaggtgtgtcccaggtgtgtccaggtgtccccaggtgtcccaggtgtgtcccaggtgtccccaggtgtgtcccaggtgtgtcccaggtgtcccaggtgtgcccacctGCAGGTTCCTGGCCATGAAGGGCTCCAGGAGCCTCTGgaggccattcccagtgtccccaatgtcccaggtgtcccaggtgtgtcccaggtgtccccaggtgtgtcccaggtgttcccagg is part of the Anomalospiza imberbis isolate Cuckoo-Finch-1a 21T00152 unplaced genomic scaffold, ASM3175350v1 scaffold_61, whole genome shotgun sequence genome and encodes:
- the PPAN gene encoding suppressor of SWI4 1 homolog isoform X3 codes for the protein MGRPGKSRFQRQQRAQARQRSEQEFGSVPHSFVFSRGRAGRSLRSLCRDLRRILEPFTARNLQVRRSNSLRDLVAVAGPLGVTQFLVLSKSQTGINLKIFRLPGGPTLTFKVLQYSLVRDVVSALRRHRMHEQQFLHPPLLVLGNFGARAQMQLKLMAGMFQGMFPALNVHRVNLNSIRRCLLISYDAEAQLLELRHYVQVVPVGLSRGVRKILQEKFPNLARMDDISQLLTGDVVLSESEAEPDGSQNVLELPQNCAGRGNAARQQSAVRLTEIGPRLTLQLLKVEEGLGQGNVLYHGLAPKGEAELRELLARREQRLQVRAERRREQEQNLERKRQQRERHRERSLAGMGRATGGPGGPGGDSDAEDPGAPEAGEAEPSDEDEAEYYRQELGEEPDTDLFPGHSKRKRSPSAAPRARKRQKRSPKSTPGTPKSHPGSQKSRPGHPKNPKSHPRKPGTPKSQQETPKSHPGTPKSHLGHPKNPKSHPGTPKSHPGHPKNPKSHPGNPKNPKSHPGNPKSHPGNPKSHPGTPKSHPGHPKNPKSHPKNPKSHPGHPKNPKSHPGNPKSHPGNPKNPKSHPGNPKSRRGKLLSPRKIPNFPQPGRARKKKN
- the PPAN gene encoding suppressor of SWI4 1 homolog isoform X4, which produces MARNLQVRRSNSLRDLVAVAGPLGVTQFLVLSKSQTGINLKIFRLPGGPTLTFKVLQYSLVRDVVSALRRHRMHEQQFLHPPLLVLGNFGARAQMQLKLMAGMFQGMFPALNVHRVNLNSIRRCLLISYDAEAQLLELRHYSVQVVPVGLSRGVRKILQEKFPNLARMDDISQLLTGDVVLSESEAEPDGSQNVLELPQNCAGRGNAARQQSAVRLTEIGPRLTLQLLKVEEGLGQGNVLYHGLAPKGEAELRELLARREQRLQVRAERRREQEQNLERKRQQRERHRERSLAGMGRATGGPGGPGGDSDAEDPGAPEAGEAEPSDEDEAEYYRQELGEEPDTDLFPGHSKRKRSPSAAPRARKRQKRSPKSTPGTPKSHPGSQKSRPGHPKNPKSHPRKPGTPKSQQETPKSHPGTPKSHLGHPKNPKSHPGTPKSHPGHPKNPKSHPGNPKNPKSHPGNPKSHPGNPKSHPGTPKSHPGHPKNPKSHPKNPKSHPGHPKNPKSHPGNPKSHPGNPKNPKSHPGNPKSRRGKLLSPRKIPNFPQPGRARKKKN
- the PPAN gene encoding suppressor of SWI4 1 homolog isoform X2 is translated as MGRPGKSRFQRQQRAQARQRSEQEFGSVPHSFVFSRGRAGRSLRSLCRDLRRILEPFTARNLQVRRSNSLRDLVAVAGPLGVTQFLVLSKSQTGINLKIFRLPGGPTLTFKVLQYSLVRDVVSALRRHRMHEQQFLHPPLLVLGNFGARAQMQLKLMAGMFQGMFPALNVHRVNLNSIRRCLLISYDAEAQLLELRHYSVQVVPVGLSRGVRKILQEKFPNLARMDDISQLLTGDVVLSESEAEPDGSQNVLELPQNCAGRGNAVTQQSAVRLTEIGPRLTLQLLKVEEGLGQGNVLYHGLAPKGEAELRELLARREQRLQVRAERRREQEQNLERKRQQRERHRERSLAGMGRATGGPGGPGGDSDAEDPGAPEAGEAEPSDEDEAEYYRQELGEEPDTDLFPGHSKRKRSPSAAPRARKRQKRSPKSTPGTPKSHPGSQKSRPGHPKNPKSHPRKPGTPKSQQETPKSHPGTPKSHLGHPKNPKSHPGTPKSHPGHPKNPKSHPGNPKNPKSHPGNPKSHPGNPKSHPGTPKSHPGHPKNPKSHPKNPKSHPGHPKNPKSHPGNPKSHPGNPKNPKSHPGNPKSRRGKLLSPRKIPNFPQPGRARKKKN
- the PPAN gene encoding suppressor of SWI4 1 homolog isoform X1 — protein: MGRPGKSRFQRQQRAQARQRSEQEFGSVPHSFVFSRGRAGRSLRSLCRDLRRILEPFTARNLQVRRSNSLRDLVAVAGPLGVTQFLVLSKSQTGINLKIFRLPGGPTLTFKVLQYSLVRDVVSALRRHRMHEQQFLHPPLLVLGNFGARAQMQLKLMAGMFQGMFPALNVHRVNLNSIRRCLLISYDAEAQLLELRHYSVQVVPVGLSRGVRKILQEKFPNLARMDDISQLLTGDVVLSESEAEPDGSQNVLELPQNCAGRGNAARQQSAVRLTEIGPRLTLQLLKVEEGLGQGNVLYHGLAPKGEAELRELLARREQRLQVRAERRREQEQNLERKRQQRERHRERSLAGMGRATGGPGGPGGDSDAEDPGAPEAGEAEPSDEDEAEYYRQELGEEPDTDLFPGHSKRKRSPSAAPRARKRQKRSPKSTPGTPKSHPGSQKSRPGHPKNPKSHPRKPGTPKSQQETPKSHPGTPKSHLGHPKNPKSHPGTPKSHPGHPKNPKSHPGNPKNPKSHPGNPKSHPGNPKSHPGTPKSHPGHPKNPKSHPKNPKSHPGHPKNPKSHPGNPKSHPGNPKNPKSHPGNPKSRRGKLLSPRKIPNFPQPGRARKKKN